A window of the Cannabis sativa cultivar Pink pepper isolate KNU-18-1 chromosome X, ASM2916894v1, whole genome shotgun sequence genome harbors these coding sequences:
- the LOC115695461 gene encoding uncharacterized protein LOC115695461 produces MEVVIPSTTQSMDFEFNNINNSMSVVNSPYSTAPPSPKRFGEYYFSAPTSPSRVSDFYRDFEEFSTAAGAGSERGYGSSRSPPMVPFEWEENPGTPKKGCVVVEKDNDGDDDGGGGGGFAFDFSEDLERTSLSAEELFDGGKIKPLKPPPRLQFLNHQPSSSSNGQDSIYNNKKNNERERGRERNIITSMGDNLLSSSRSSRRATRSLSPLRASDQRCWEEEDHQRQPINKNDNKERSFTASSNVNNNPTKVSSSSSSSKKWRFRDFLLFRSASEGRANEKDPLRKYYMKKHEDLKNASFRSTDSFGSNNSGRRKGPPVSAHELHYTVNKAVSDDLKKKTFLPYKQGILGRLAFNPALHALANGFGSLTRAS; encoded by the coding sequence atgGAGGTAGTGATACCAAGTACAACACAATCCATGGATTTCGAGTTCAACAATATTAATAATAGTATGAGTGTAGTAAATTCCCCATACTCAACAGCTCCACCATCGCCGAAGCGCTTCGGCGAGTACTACTTCAGCGCTCCCACAAGCCCGTCTCGCGTGTCCGACTTCTATAGAGATTTCGAGGAATTCTCTACAGCTGCCGGCGCCGGATCAGAACGTGGTTACGGCAGTAGTCGGTCTCCGCCTATGGTTCCATTTGAGTGGGAAGAAAATCCCGGGACGCCTAAAAAGGGTTGTGTAGTAGTTGAGAAAGATaatgatggtgatgatgatggtggtggtggtggtggtttcgCTTTTGATTTCAGCGAAGACTTGGAAAGAACTTCTCTCTCGGCTGAGGAGCTCTTCGATGGTGGTAAAATCAAGCCTTTGAAACCACCTCCTCGTCTTCAATTTCTCAACCACcaaccctcttcttcttcaaatggTCAAGATTCAATTTACAATAACAAGAAGAACAACGAGAGGGAAAGAGGGAGAGaaagaaatataattactaGCATGGGAGATAATTTATTATCATCATCGAGATCGAGTCGAAGAGCTACGAGATCGTTATCTCCTTTGAGAGCTTCTGATCAGAGGTGTTGGGAAGAAGAAGATCATCAACGACAGCCAATAAATAAAAACGACAACAAGGAGAGGTCATTTACTGCTAGTTCTAATGTTAATAATAATCCAACTAAagtgtcttcttcttcttcttcttcgaagaAATGGAGATTCAGGGATTTTCTTCTGTTTCGAAGCGCATCAGAAGGGAGAGCTAATGAGAAAGACCCTTTGAGAAAGTACTACATGAAAAAACACGAAGATCTTAAGAACGCTAGTTTTAGGTCTACGGACAGTTTTGGTTCGAATAATTCTGGCAGGAGAAAAGGACCACCAGTTTCTGCTCACGAGCTTCATTATACGGTCAACAAAGCAGTGTCGGATGATTTGAAGAAGAAGACCTTTCTGCCCTACAagcagggtattttgggaagaTTAGCCTTCAATCCAGCACTTCATGCTCTTGCGAATGGCTTTGGTTCTCTCACACGTGCATCATGA